The following coding sequences lie in one Desulfonatronum thiosulfatophilum genomic window:
- a CDS encoding flavodoxin family protein yields the protein MKVMTFNGSPRKKKWNTVTLLNNALQGAQSTGAATELVQLYDLTFSGCISCFSCKRLSRKKDGVCSVQDDLTPVLDRVKEADALIIGTPVYYGAESAATRAFLERLCFPYLKYSKDGRSLFPRRINTAMIYTMNAPDHMLPQIGYDRMFAMTQMMLQFHFGACELLLSSDTLQYSDYDKFEAEAFDKDAKRQRHAKVFPDDCRRAFELGVRMASGEVPEAKPMPWHE from the coding sequence ATGAAGGTGATGACGTTCAACGGCAGTCCACGCAAGAAGAAATGGAATACTGTCACTTTGTTGAATAATGCCCTGCAAGGCGCTCAGTCAACCGGCGCGGCAACCGAACTGGTCCAACTATACGATCTTACGTTCTCCGGCTGCATCAGTTGTTTCTCGTGCAAGCGCCTAAGCCGAAAGAAGGATGGGGTATGCTCAGTACAGGATGATCTGACCCCGGTGCTGGATCGTGTCAAGGAGGCCGATGCCCTGATCATAGGCACGCCTGTCTATTATGGTGCCGAATCCGCTGCCACGCGTGCTTTTCTAGAGCGACTGTGCTTCCCATACTTGAAATATTCCAAGGATGGGCGCTCTCTCTTTCCTCGACGTATCAACACCGCCATGATCTACACCATGAATGCTCCTGATCATATGCTCCCACAGATAGGCTATGACCGGATGTTCGCTATGACACAGATGATGCTGCAGTTTCACTTTGGTGCATGCGAGTTGCTTCTATCATCCGACACTCTGCAGTACAGCGATTACGACAAGTTCGAGGCGGAGGCCTTTGATAAGGATGCAAAGCGGCAGCGTCATGCCAAGGTCTTTCCCGACGATTGCAGACGCGCTTTTGAGTTAGGCGTTCGAATGGCCTCCGGCGAGGTTCCCGAGGCAAAGCCAATGCCATGGCATGAATAG